Proteins encoded together in one Oceanobacillus iheyensis HTE831 window:
- the sdaAB gene encoding L-serine ammonia-lyase, iron-sulfur-dependent subunit beta gives MKYNSVFDIIGPVMVGPSSSHTAGAARIGKAARNLFGKQPKWAKIHLYESFAKTYRGHGTDFALAGGLLGFETDDPRMNDALEIAKDQGLEIEFIEDSASASHPNTARLIIGDENDQQELMGISIGGGKVEITELNGFELRLSGNHPAILIMHNDRFGAIASVTKILAKHEINIGHMEVNRKDVGKEALMVIEVDQNIEDEILNELNAADHIISISKIVS, from the coding sequence ATGAAATATAATTCAGTGTTTGATATAATCGGTCCGGTTATGGTAGGGCCATCTAGCTCACATACAGCAGGTGCTGCTCGTATAGGAAAAGCTGCAAGAAATCTATTTGGAAAACAGCCAAAATGGGCGAAAATTCATCTTTATGAATCTTTTGCAAAAACATACCGTGGTCATGGGACTGATTTCGCATTAGCCGGCGGATTATTAGGATTTGAAACAGATGATCCTCGTATGAATGATGCGTTAGAAATTGCCAAAGATCAAGGATTAGAAATCGAATTTATAGAAGACAGTGCCTCAGCAAGTCACCCGAATACGGCACGTCTTATTATTGGGGATGAAAATGACCAACAAGAATTGATGGGGATTTCTATAGGCGGAGGAAAAGTGGAAATTACTGAGCTAAACGGTTTTGAATTGAGATTGTCTGGGAATCATCCTGCAATTTTAATTATGCACAATGATCGATTTGGTGCAATCGCTTCCGTTACGAAAATACTTGCAAAACATGAAATTAACATTGGGCATATGGAAGTTAATCGGAAAGATGTTGGCAAAGAAGCTTTAATGGTAATCGAAGTCGATCAAAATATAGAAGATGAAATACTAAATGAATTAAATGCAGCAGATCATATCATTTCCATCTCAAAAATTGTAAGTTAA
- the sdaAA gene encoding L-serine ammonia-lyase, iron-sulfur-dependent, subunit alpha gives MFRTVKELVDTANEKQIPISEVMILQEMEVKEQSREQVMAEMEKNLQVMGNAIEDALKGVESVTGLTGGDAVKVQKYMKEKTPLSGNLMMDAVSKAMGTNEVNAAMGIICATPTAGSAGCVPGTLFAVKEQLNPSREQMIRYLFTSGAFGFVVANNAFISGAAGGCQAEVGSAGAMASAAIVEMAGGTPEQSSHAFAMTLKNMLGLVCDPVAGLVEVPCVKRNAGGSSLAIVSADLALAGVESRIPCDEVIGAMYRIGKQMPSSLRETGEGGLADTPTGRLLKEKIFGVSV, from the coding sequence ATGTTTCGTACAGTTAAAGAGTTAGTTGACACAGCAAATGAAAAACAAATACCGATATCTGAAGTAATGATTTTGCAAGAAATGGAAGTAAAAGAACAGTCTCGAGAGCAAGTGATGGCTGAAATGGAAAAGAATCTCCAGGTGATGGGAAACGCAATTGAAGATGCTTTAAAAGGTGTAGAATCTGTGACAGGATTAACTGGTGGAGATGCGGTTAAAGTGCAAAAATATATGAAAGAAAAAACACCTTTATCTGGAAATTTAATGATGGATGCGGTAAGTAAGGCAATGGGTACCAATGAAGTGAATGCAGCAATGGGAATCATTTGCGCAACACCAACAGCAGGTAGTGCAGGATGCGTGCCAGGGACATTATTTGCCGTGAAAGAGCAGCTTAATCCGAGTCGGGAACAAATGATTCGCTACCTATTTACTTCTGGAGCATTTGGTTTTGTAGTTGCAAATAATGCGTTTATTTCAGGTGCAGCTGGTGGTTGTCAAGCGGAAGTAGGATCAGCAGGAGCGATGGCATCTGCTGCTATTGTGGAAATGGCAGGAGGTACACCAGAACAATCTTCACATGCATTTGCAATGACTTTAAAAAATATGCTTGGATTAGTATGTGATCCAGTAGCTGGTTTAGTAGAGGTACCTTGCGTAAAACGCAATGCTGGCGGATCCTCTTTAGCAATAGTATCTGCAGATTTAGCATTAGCTGGTGTAGAAAGTAGAATTCCTTGTGATGAAGTTATTGGAGCGATGTACCGTATTGGAAAACAAATGCCATCTAGTTTACGTGAAACAGGAGAAGGCGGATTAGCTGATACACCAACAGGTCGTTTATTAAAAGAGAAAATATTTGGGGTATCCGTGTAA
- the recG gene encoding ATP-dependent DNA helicase RecG, which yields MIQKPVTEVKGIGEKVAEQLATMNIYTVEDMLEYFPYRYDIFEKKPLHELIHDDKVTIEGIVVHDPSLTFYGRKKSRLTFTVEVDGVAVKAVMFNRSFAKKQITSQSWITLTGKWDAHRLQITVSNYQLGRMEEKSAIKPIYSVKGDFTSYKFQKLISNTLKDSVTEIKEILPATYLDQYKLPSRENAVKTMHFPKDRVELKHARRRFIYEEFLLFQLKMQLFRKKHRESTTGNRQDFDQEKLTSFIKSFPFKLTDAQNRALKQILNDMKDPHRMNRLLQGDVGSGKTAVAAICLYASVTSGQQGALMVPTEILAEQHFQSLQQMFGERAEIALLTGSVKGKKRRELTEKIENQKIDIVIGTHALIQGDVFFKNLGLVIVDEQHRFGVEQRRVLRDKGLHPDVLFMTATPIPRTLAITAFGDMDVSVIDQLPSGRKEIETLWVKANTFDRILDFVRKRVDEGEQAYVISPLIEESDKLDIQNAVELYHQLEAYYSDDIRIGLMHGRLTANEKEDVMRQFAENKIQVLVSTTVVEVGVNVPNATIMIIYDAERFGLSQLHQLRGRVGRGEKQSYCILIAEPKGEIGKERMRIMTETTDGFELSEQDLQLRGPGDFFGKKQSGMPEFKVADMVHDYRALETARDDASIILENNLLEEEDYQQVRSILEEEINRMEKLD from the coding sequence GTGATACAAAAACCTGTAACAGAAGTAAAAGGAATTGGAGAAAAAGTTGCCGAACAATTAGCGACGATGAATATTTATACAGTAGAGGATATGCTGGAATATTTTCCGTATCGATATGATATCTTTGAAAAAAAACCCCTACACGAATTAATCCATGATGATAAAGTAACTATAGAAGGGATAGTGGTCCATGACCCTTCCCTTACTTTTTATGGAAGAAAAAAATCTAGGCTTACCTTTACAGTAGAAGTTGATGGTGTCGCTGTTAAGGCTGTCATGTTTAATCGTTCATTTGCTAAAAAACAAATAACATCACAAAGTTGGATTACCTTAACTGGAAAATGGGATGCGCATCGTCTGCAAATAACGGTTAGTAACTATCAGCTAGGCAGGATGGAAGAAAAAAGTGCTATAAAACCAATTTATTCCGTTAAAGGCGATTTTACTTCCTATAAATTTCAAAAGCTTATTTCTAATACATTAAAAGATTCCGTAACAGAAATTAAAGAGATACTTCCTGCTACGTACTTAGATCAATATAAACTACCAAGCCGAGAGAATGCGGTTAAAACAATGCATTTTCCAAAAGATCGTGTGGAGTTGAAGCATGCCAGAAGGCGATTTATATATGAAGAGTTTTTGCTTTTTCAATTAAAAATGCAACTCTTTCGTAAAAAACATAGAGAATCTACAACAGGTAATCGTCAAGATTTTGATCAAGAGAAATTGACCTCTTTTATAAAGAGTTTTCCATTCAAATTGACAGATGCACAAAATCGAGCACTGAAGCAAATATTAAATGATATGAAGGATCCACATCGAATGAATCGCTTGCTTCAAGGGGATGTAGGTTCAGGGAAAACGGCTGTTGCCGCTATTTGCTTGTATGCATCTGTAACGTCTGGACAGCAAGGGGCGTTAATGGTGCCTACAGAAATTTTAGCAGAGCAACATTTTCAATCTCTTCAACAAATGTTTGGAGAACGAGCTGAGATTGCTCTCTTAACAGGATCTGTAAAAGGAAAGAAAAGAAGAGAACTGACTGAAAAAATTGAAAATCAAAAGATAGATATTGTCATAGGAACACATGCATTAATTCAAGGCGATGTGTTTTTTAAAAACTTAGGATTAGTTATTGTAGATGAGCAGCATCGTTTCGGTGTAGAGCAAAGACGGGTGCTACGAGACAAAGGGTTACATCCAGATGTGTTATTTATGACAGCGACGCCAATTCCTAGAACACTTGCAATAACAGCTTTTGGAGATATGGATGTTTCGGTGATTGATCAACTTCCTTCAGGGCGAAAAGAAATAGAAACGTTATGGGTGAAAGCCAATACCTTTGATCGAATATTAGACTTCGTAAGGAAGCGTGTTGATGAAGGGGAACAAGCATATGTAATAAGTCCGCTCATCGAAGAATCAGATAAACTAGATATACAGAATGCGGTGGAATTATATCATCAACTCGAAGCTTATTATTCTGATGATATTCGAATTGGGTTAATGCATGGGCGATTAACTGCAAATGAAAAAGAGGACGTTATGCGTCAATTTGCAGAAAATAAAATTCAGGTGCTTGTGTCTACAACGGTAGTAGAAGTAGGTGTGAACGTTCCAAATGCGACAATAATGATTATTTATGATGCTGAGCGTTTTGGATTATCACAATTACATCAATTAAGAGGAAGAGTTGGGCGCGGTGAGAAACAAAGTTATTGCATACTTATTGCCGAACCAAAGGGAGAAATCGGAAAAGAACGTATGCGAATTATGACAGAAACTACGGATGGATTCGAGTTGTCAGAGCAAGATTTGCAGCTGCGAGGACCAGGTGATTTTTTTGGAAAAAAACAAAGTGGAATGCCAGAATTTAAAGTAGCGGATATGGTACATGATTATCGAGCGCTTGAAACAGCAAGAGATGATGCATCCATCATTCTTGAAAATAATCTTTTAGAAGAGGAAGATTATCAACAAGTTCGCTCTATTCTAGAAGAAGAAATAAATCGAATGGAAAAATTGGATTAA
- the fapR gene encoding transcription factor FapR: MKRSKVERQSMLKEKIELTPFVTDEQLAKEFHVSIQTIRLDRMELAIPELRERIKHVATNQWNETVKALPLEEVIGEVIDLELDERAISIMDITPDLVFSRNKIARGHHIFAQANSLAVAVINDELALTAKSNLKFTRQVNEGERVIAKAIVKGKDNRDRTIVEVSSYVENELVFTGEFFMFHSSNEKGEN, encoded by the coding sequence ATGAAAAGATCGAAAGTTGAACGTCAAAGTATGCTTAAAGAAAAAATAGAATTAACACCTTTTGTAACGGATGAACAATTAGCAAAAGAATTCCACGTAAGCATTCAGACGATTCGCCTGGATCGAATGGAATTAGCTATTCCAGAATTAAGAGAGCGAATTAAACATGTTGCGACCAATCAATGGAATGAAACAGTTAAAGCATTGCCCTTAGAGGAAGTTATTGGAGAAGTTATTGATTTAGAGCTAGACGAGCGAGCAATATCAATCATGGATATCACACCAGATTTAGTATTTTCGAGAAATAAAATTGCTCGAGGGCATCATATATTTGCACAAGCAAATTCATTAGCAGTCGCTGTTATCAATGATGAACTTGCTTTAACGGCAAAATCAAATTTGAAATTCACGAGACAAGTGAACGAAGGAGAACGTGTTATAGCAAAAGCTATCGTAAAAGGAAAAGACAATCGGGATCGTACGATTGTAGAAGTGAGCAGCTATGTAGAAAATGAACTTGTCTTTACAGGTGAATTTTTTATGTTCCATTCTAGTAATGAAAAAGGAGAAAATTAA
- the plsX gene encoding phosphate acyltransferase PlsX, whose product MRLAIDAMGGDHAPKEVVLGAMDAVKELDVEITLYGDENQISPHLTNNKNITIVHTEEVITSNDEPVRAVRRKKNASLVLMANAVKEKQADACISAGNTGALMSAGLFVVGRIPGIDRPALSPTLPTVDGKGFLMLDVGANVDAKPDHLLQYAIMGSIYSEKVRKIQQPRVGLLNVGTEDGKGNDLTKKAFELLQSAPINFVGNVEARDILNGVADVVVTDGFSGNVALKTIEGTAETIFSLLKGTLMSSTKTKLAAALVKKDLGGLKDKLDYSEYGGAGLFGLAAPVIKAHGSSNARAIYNAIKQAKHMVEFEVTPTITATVESIGKVEEE is encoded by the coding sequence ATGCGTTTAGCAATAGATGCGATGGGTGGGGACCATGCACCAAAGGAAGTTGTTCTTGGTGCGATGGATGCTGTAAAGGAATTAGATGTTGAAATTACATTATATGGTGATGAAAATCAAATTAGCCCTCATCTAACGAATAATAAAAATATTACAATAGTACATACAGAAGAAGTAATTACTAGTAATGATGAGCCAGTTCGTGCAGTAAGAAGAAAGAAAAACGCTTCACTGGTACTCATGGCAAATGCAGTTAAAGAAAAACAAGCTGATGCGTGTATATCTGCCGGGAATACTGGGGCCTTAATGAGCGCAGGGCTCTTTGTAGTCGGAAGAATTCCAGGGATAGACCGTCCAGCACTTAGTCCAACATTACCAACGGTCGATGGTAAAGGATTTTTAATGCTTGATGTTGGAGCGAATGTAGACGCTAAGCCAGACCACTTACTGCAATATGCAATTATGGGATCCATTTATTCTGAAAAAGTAAGAAAGATTCAACAGCCAAGAGTGGGACTTCTAAATGTAGGAACCGAAGACGGAAAAGGTAATGATCTTACAAAGAAAGCATTTGAATTATTGCAATCTGCACCTATAAATTTCGTTGGTAACGTGGAAGCGAGAGATATTTTAAATGGTGTCGCTGATGTAGTAGTAACCGATGGATTTAGCGGAAATGTTGCACTAAAAACGATTGAAGGAACAGCAGAAACCATCTTCTCTCTGTTAAAAGGAACATTAATGTCTTCTACCAAAACAAAATTAGCTGCTGCGTTAGTCAAGAAGGATTTGGGAGGGCTAAAAGATAAGCTTGATTATTCTGAGTATGGAGGAGCTGGACTATTCGGCCTTGCTGCTCCGGTAATTAAAGCGCACGGTTCTTCCAATGCTAGAGCAATCTATAATGCTATTAAGCAAGCAAAACATATGGTGGAATTTGAAGTTACACCGACGATAACAGCTACAGTGGAATCTATAGGGAAAGTAGAGGAGGAGTAA
- the fabD gene encoding ACP S-malonyltransferase, translated as MKKVAFMFPGQGSQTVGMGKELYDAHPMIQELYSEANQILDKDIQELMFEGPEKELTQTENTQPALLLSSVAVQKLLEERGVTPAMTVGHSLGEYSALVASGAFTWQDALTLVQIRGRLMEAAFPKGQGTMAAVLGLDATTIESTLSEIKDQVVDIANLNCPGQVVISGSVKGVEQATILLKDKGAKRVLPLNVSGPFHSKLMKAANDEFATYLDDVEISDAKPPVYANVSASATSDSGELKELLLKQLYSPVRFEESINHMIESGVDAFVEIGTGKVLSGLVKKINRRMPTFAIQDQASLDKFMEWYEEEV; from the coding sequence TTGAAAAAAGTAGCATTCATGTTTCCTGGACAAGGTTCACAAACAGTCGGGATGGGTAAGGAATTATATGATGCACATCCAATGATTCAAGAGCTTTATTCAGAAGCAAACCAGATATTAGATAAAGATATTCAAGAATTAATGTTTGAAGGGCCTGAGAAAGAGTTAACCCAGACAGAAAACACACAACCAGCTCTTTTATTATCAAGTGTAGCTGTTCAAAAATTATTAGAAGAACGAGGAGTAACTCCAGCAATGACAGTCGGTCATAGTCTAGGGGAATATAGTGCTCTAGTTGCTTCAGGAGCATTTACTTGGCAAGACGCTTTAACATTAGTGCAAATACGTGGACGATTAATGGAAGCAGCATTTCCGAAAGGGCAGGGAACGATGGCTGCAGTACTAGGTCTTGATGCAACTACGATTGAATCGACTTTATCAGAAATTAAAGATCAAGTAGTTGATATTGCTAACCTGAATTGTCCAGGCCAAGTTGTTATTTCTGGATCTGTAAAAGGTGTAGAACAGGCAACTATTCTTTTGAAAGATAAAGGAGCAAAACGAGTACTTCCGTTAAATGTAAGTGGACCATTCCATTCAAAGCTAATGAAGGCAGCAAATGATGAGTTCGCTACTTATTTAGATGATGTAGAAATTAGTGATGCAAAACCACCAGTATATGCAAATGTATCAGCAAGTGCTACATCAGATAGCGGAGAATTAAAGGAATTACTACTTAAACAACTATATTCTCCAGTCAGATTTGAAGAGTCGATAAATCATATGATTGAAAGTGGTGTCGATGCCTTTGTCGAAATTGGGACAGGGAAAGTTTTATCGGGGTTAGTAAAGAAAATCAACCGCCGAATGCCTACTTTTGCAATTCAAGACCAGGCATCTCTAGATAAATTTATGGAATGGTACGAGGAGGAAGTATAA
- the fabG gene encoding 3-oxoacyl-[acyl-carrier-protein] reductase, whose product MLQGKNAIVTGASRGIGRSIALELAKQGANVVVNYAGSEDKAEEVVQEAISLGVRSFKFQANISNESEVKEMMKSVTNEFGTIDILVNNAGITKDNLLMRMKEDEFDQVVQTNLKGTFLCTKAVTRQMMKQKSGRIINVASIVGVSGNPGQANYVAAKAGVIGLTKTSAKELASRNILVNAVAPGFISTDMTDQLSKEQQDSLLSLVPLERFGKPEDVARVVRFLATEDANYITGQTIHIDGGMVM is encoded by the coding sequence ATGCTACAAGGGAAAAATGCGATCGTAACAGGAGCTTCTCGAGGTATAGGTAGATCTATTGCACTTGAACTTGCAAAACAAGGTGCAAATGTTGTAGTGAATTATGCGGGAAGTGAAGATAAAGCAGAAGAGGTAGTTCAAGAAGCGATAAGTCTTGGTGTTCGTTCGTTCAAATTCCAGGCAAATATCTCAAATGAGTCAGAAGTAAAGGAAATGATGAAGTCCGTTACAAATGAATTTGGTACTATTGATATTCTTGTGAACAATGCTGGGATAACAAAAGATAATCTCTTGATGCGGATGAAAGAAGATGAATTTGATCAAGTAGTACAAACAAATTTAAAAGGTACATTCTTATGTACGAAAGCAGTTACACGGCAAATGATGAAACAAAAATCTGGAAGAATTATCAATGTGGCTTCTATCGTAGGGGTGAGCGGTAATCCAGGACAAGCAAATTATGTAGCTGCAAAAGCAGGAGTAATTGGTTTAACAAAAACATCTGCAAAAGAATTAGCTTCTAGAAATATTTTAGTAAATGCAGTAGCTCCAGGTTTTATTTCTACGGATATGACGGATCAATTAAGTAAAGAACAACAAGATTCACTCCTAAGTCTTGTGCCATTAGAGCGTTTTGGTAAACCGGAAGATGTAGCGAGAGTAGTTCGTTTCTTAGCAACAGAAGATGCCAATTATATTACAGGTCAAACAATCCATATTGACGGTGGTATGGTGATGTAA
- the acpP gene encoding acyl carrier protein, translating into MAEVFDRVKEIIIDRLDVEESKVTMEASFKDDLDADSLDVVELVMELEDEFDMEIADEDAEKINTVGDAVDYINSKA; encoded by the coding sequence GTGGCAGAAGTATTTGACCGTGTGAAAGAAATTATAATTGATCGCCTTGATGTGGAAGAGTCTAAAGTAACTATGGAAGCATCTTTTAAAGATGATCTAGACGCAGATTCTCTAGATGTGGTGGAACTTGTTATGGAATTAGAAGATGAATTCGATATGGAAATCGCAGATGAGGATGCTGAAAAAATAAATACAGTAGGTGATGCTGTAGATTACATAAACAGCAAAGCTTAA
- the rnc gene encoding ribonuclease III: MDIRPLEEHLGISFQQKALLKEAFTHSSYVNEHRKQRLSDNERLEFLGDAVLELAVSQYLYRNNKDMPEGEMTKLRAAIVCEPSLKNFAEELEFGKFLRLGKGEQQTGGRERPAILADAFEAFLGALYLDQGFDNVLDFLNIHVFPKLTTGAFSHAMDYKSQLQEFVQQHKDQKIEYRIIEEKGPSHNKEFVAEVVIQEKAAGIGTGRTKKEAEQRAAKNALDSINNS, encoded by the coding sequence ATGGATATACGTCCATTGGAGGAACACTTAGGTATCTCTTTTCAACAAAAAGCATTGTTAAAGGAAGCCTTTACCCATTCATCGTATGTGAATGAGCATCGGAAACAACGACTATCCGATAATGAGCGTCTGGAATTTTTAGGGGACGCAGTTTTGGAATTAGCTGTATCACAGTATTTATATCGTAATAATAAAGATATGCCAGAAGGAGAAATGACAAAGCTTCGAGCGGCCATTGTATGTGAACCTTCCTTGAAAAACTTTGCAGAAGAGTTGGAATTTGGCAAATTCCTGCGATTAGGTAAAGGCGAACAGCAAACAGGAGGAAGAGAGAGACCTGCTATTTTGGCGGATGCTTTCGAAGCATTTCTAGGGGCCCTCTATTTAGATCAGGGCTTTGATAATGTGCTGGATTTCTTAAATATCCATGTTTTTCCTAAGTTAACAACGGGTGCTTTTTCGCATGCGATGGATTATAAAAGTCAATTACAAGAATTTGTTCAACAACATAAAGATCAAAAGATTGAATATAGGATCATCGAGGAAAAGGGACCATCACATAATAAGGAATTTGTTGCCGAAGTAGTCATTCAAGAAAAAGCTGCTGGGATTGGTACAGGTCGCACTAAAAAAGAAGCGGAACAACGAGCTGCAAAAAATGCGCTAGATAGTATCAATAACAGTTAA
- a CDS encoding DUF1128 domain-containing protein, with translation MNLDQPSTENMKYILDTLAEELQIVNRSIMEVEDYNLDKYEDLKMMYEMVKTKGQLSALEKQAFIQELSSIRK, from the coding sequence ATGAATCTAGATCAACCAAGCACTGAAAATATGAAATATATATTGGATACACTCGCGGAGGAGCTTCAAATTGTGAATCGATCTATTATGGAAGTGGAAGATTACAACCTTGACAAATATGAAGATCTAAAGATGATGTATGAAATGGTAAAAACCAAAGGGCAGTTAAGCGCATTGGAAAAACAAGCATTCATCCAAGAACTATCAAGCATACGTAAATAA